One segment of Longimicrobium sp. DNA contains the following:
- a CDS encoding winged helix DNA-binding domain-containing protein, whose amino-acid sequence MSESPELLQRLRAWSYRRQLLDRPAAGPAEALRGVVAVYSSHPSAPLTLLARSRSFDGDWLGEAERRREVVRLSAMRGSIHLLPADTAPRIFAATRMPVQKLAGSLRYAGLDWDEYARLKERMRELLREPMTPAEAQQAFGMGSSLLTALRLMAYEGLVLRLGSTLRTDVLRYVSAEAWLGRPLEEPDPLQSLEWLAGEYLRAFGPARVKDFAWWCGTTQKRAAEALAGVETVDVGGGLLLPADDEAAFVVAEPLDPEAVAVVPKWDMYTMGYAPDGRRRFVDDAHLGFAYSKAKTGGAGATSGDGNPLVLRGGRAVAAWSHRFAGDRMLVTVTPFEPDLLPQGCDRLFDEIGNLLGAAAIEVGAAASPA is encoded by the coding sequence TGCAGCGGTTGCGGGCCTGGAGCTACCGCCGCCAGCTCCTGGACCGGCCCGCCGCCGGGCCCGCCGAGGCGCTGCGCGGCGTCGTAGCCGTGTACAGCAGCCACCCGTCGGCGCCGCTCACGCTGCTGGCCCGCAGCCGCTCGTTCGACGGTGATTGGCTGGGCGAGGCGGAGCGGCGGCGCGAGGTGGTGCGGCTCTCCGCCATGCGCGGCTCCATCCACCTGCTCCCGGCCGACACGGCGCCGCGCATCTTCGCCGCCACGCGGATGCCGGTGCAGAAGCTCGCGGGGAGCCTGCGCTATGCGGGGCTGGACTGGGACGAGTACGCGCGGCTGAAGGAGCGCATGCGCGAGCTGCTGCGCGAGCCGATGACCCCGGCCGAGGCGCAGCAGGCGTTCGGGATGGGCTCCAGCCTGCTGACGGCGCTGCGCCTCATGGCGTACGAGGGGCTGGTGCTGCGCCTGGGCTCCACCCTGCGCACCGACGTGCTTCGCTACGTCTCCGCCGAGGCGTGGCTGGGCCGCCCGCTGGAAGAGCCGGACCCGCTGCAGTCGCTCGAGTGGCTGGCGGGGGAGTACCTGCGCGCCTTCGGGCCGGCGCGGGTGAAGGACTTCGCCTGGTGGTGCGGGACCACGCAGAAGCGCGCGGCGGAGGCGCTGGCGGGCGTGGAGACGGTGGACGTCGGCGGCGGGCTGCTGCTCCCGGCGGACGACGAGGCGGCCTTCGTTGTCGCGGAGCCGCTCGACCCCGAAGCGGTCGCCGTCGTCCCCAAGTGGGACATGTACACGATGGGGTACGCGCCCGACGGCCGGCGGCGCTTCGTGGACGACGCGCACCTGGGGTTCGCCTACAGCAAGGCGAAGACGGGAGGCGCCGGGGCCACGTCGGGAGACGGCAACCCGCTGGTCCTGCGGGGCGGCCGCGCCGTCGCCGCCTGGTCGCACCGGTTCGCCGGCGACCGGATGCTGGTCACCGTCACGCCGTTCGAGCCCGACCTCCTGCCTCAGGGCTGCGACCGCCTCTTCGACGAGATCGGCAATCTCCTCGGCGCCGCCGCGATCGAGGTCGGCGCGGCGGCATCGCCCGCCTGA